The nucleotide sequence TGGAATTTTTGGGGTGTAATCCTATTATCCTTATTGGTCAAGATTTGGCTTTTGGAGAGAATGAAGTGACCCACGCCTCCGGTGCTACATTTGGTGAAAAAGAGGAACAATATCATACTAGACGTCAAATCTTGGAAGTAGAAGGTAATTATGTGCCAAAAATCAAGACAACTGATGTATGGTACAAATTTATGAAATACTATGAAAAAGATATAGCAGGTTTTAAAGGTGAAGTGATTAATGCTACCGAAGGGGGAGCAAAAATTTATGGCACAAAAATAATGACCTTCAAAGAGGCAATTGAAAAGTATATTAATGAAGATATCGATGTAATAGATAATATTAAATCAAATCTCAAATATCCTGATGAGGCGGAAAAGGAAAAGTATAAAAAACAGTCTATGGACAAGGTAAACGAAGCTATACAATATTCGGAAAATGTTATCGAAAGGCTTACATACGGTTTTAACAAAGCTGTTGAGTTCATTAACAATGTCATTGTTAGGTATGAAAAAGAAAAGGTCATAGATGAAGAGTATGCAAGAAAAACTTTTGACGAAGTGCAGAAAACATTGGCAATTTTTGGTGAAAGGAAGTTTTTTGAGATATTTATGCATTTTGTGCAGTCTTATTATTTGACTACGATTATAGAAATAAATGGCGTGAGAAATTCTAACAATCACCCTCGTGATATAAATTTTACAGTAGTAAAGCTACTTTATGATATGTATGGTGTAATGATAAAGCTCATCGAAGCTATGAAAAAGTCTTTGTATGAGATGAAAGCCAAATTGGAAGAAAATTAGATTAAATAGCTGTAAAAGAGATCATCCCCGGCAAGCTTTTGAGTTTGCCGGTCAACTTTTCAAGCTGGTCTTTGGATGCGATTTCTATTGTAAAGTTTTGCCTTGCCCTGCCTTCTGACATCGGTTTTGCGGACAGCTCTATGATGTTTATCCCCATATCCTTAATAACAGTGGTAATTTCATTGAGCATCCCCGGTCTGTCCTCAGTGATACTGTTTATCTTTACTTTTGACTTAAATTTTTTGGTCTCATCCCATATTACTTCTATTAATCTGTCTTCACTAACTGTCATATTTTTAAGATTTTGACAATCAGCTTTGTGAACAATAATACCTCTTCCTACGCTGATATACCCTTTTACATCATCCCCGGGAAGTGGGTTGCAGCATTTTGCCACTCTCACCATTACGTCATCTATCCCTTTTATCTTAAAAGGCTCAGCCTTAACTTTTGTGGGTTTTGAAATAACATCTTCTTTTTCGTCAAGCCTTGCAAAAAGGTTTGCTACCTGCTTTGCGGATAATCTGCCGAAACCTACGGCCTTGAGAAAGTCATCAACTGATTTAAGGTTAAATTTTTCAAAAATCTTATTTAGACTTTCTTTACTGTGTAATATCTCTTTAAAATTAAGTCCTCTATCTGAAAATTCATTTTCAAGAAGATTGTGAGCGGTATTGACAGCCCTTTCATCCTCTTTCTTCCTCAAATATGCCCTGATTCTTGACTTTGCACGGTTAGTTTTAACAAAATTTAGCCAATCCCTTCTCGGCTCTTGATTGGGAGATGTCAATACTTCTATCTTTTCGCCGCCTTTTAGTTTGTATTTGAGCGGTACAATTCTACCGTCAATTTTAGCCCCAACGCATTTGTTACCTACTTCCGAATGTATTGCATAGGCAAAATCTATCGGTGTTGAGCCCCTTGGCAACTCTACCACGTCCCCCGCCGGAGTGAATACATATATTTGAGCAGGAAGAACATCTTCTTTTAATGCTTCTACAAGCTCTTCAGGATTTTTAAGCTCTTTTTGGTCAAGCAGCTGTCTTAGCCATACAAAAGCCTTGTCCTCTTTCGGGTCAAACTTTTTCCCTTCCTTATATCGCCAGTGGGCAGCAATCCCTTCCTCTGCAATTCGGTGCATCTCTTCCGTACGAATTTGAAACTCTACCGTCATCCCTTTCGGGCCGATTACTGTTGTGTGAAGTGATTGATATAGATTAGCTTTTGGCATTGCAATATAATCTTTAAATCTTCCCGGCAGAGGTTTCCAAATACTGTGGATAAGCCCTAATACCGAATAACACTCGGGGAGCGTTTTCACGATAATTCTCAGAGCTAAAAGGTCATATATCTCATCAAAACTCGTCTTTTTTAAGACCATTTTTTTATAGATGGAGTAAAAATGTTTTGGTCTTCCTGACACATCGGCATCTATATTGTTTTTTTTGAGCTGTTCTTTAACAATTTTTAGAATGTTATTTAAATATTCTTCCCTTTCACTTCTTTTTAACTTAACTTTATTGTAGATTTCATAATATTTCTCTTTATCAAGTATGCGAAATGCCATATCTTCAAGCTCCCACTTTATCCAGGCGATACCAAGCCTGTGAGCAAGTGGTGCGTAGATTTCCATTGTTTCCTGTGCGATTCTTTTTTGCTTATCCTCTCTCAAATAGTCGATGGTGCGCATGTTATGAAGCCGGTCGGCAAGCTTTATTACGATAACTCTTACGTCTTGTGACATCGATATGAGCATTTTGCGGAAATTTTCCGCCATTTTTTGCTCAGAAGATTTAAATTTTATTTTCCCTATTTTTGATACGCCGTCTACAAGAAAAGCTACATCACGGCCGAATAGCTCTTCCAATTCCTCAAATGTAGCATCCGTATCTTCGAGAGTGTCGTGAAGCAGTCCTGCTATGACAGTGTCGATATCCATATTCATTTCTGCAAGGATATAGCTTACGCAAAGAGGATGAGAAAGATACGGCTCGCCGCTTTGTCTTAACTGACCTCTATGCTTTTGAGCGGCGTAAACGTAAGCTTTGTGCAGCTTTTCAAGGTCAGCCTGTGCATGCTCACTACTCTGCAATACTTTTTCTTGTATATCCATTATTCGGATATTTCTTGACTTAACACTCATCCGATTCTCGAATATCTTTCAATTTTAATTGGACAGTCTTTTCCCCAAGCCAAGTGTTGTATTCAGGTATAAATGCTATGTCAAAGTATTCACTTTTTTTAAGGATTTGTTCATACTCTGGCATGTTGTAGCCGATTACCTGGAATACCTTGCCATTTTTTTCCAAAAAGCCCTTTATATGTTTTTTGTCTTTACCTATGTAGAAAAACTGCTGGTATTTTCTAAGCCCTTTCATAAGGAAAATTGGCTCACTGTTGCCGCTTCCAAATGGTCTCATCTTGTTAAGCCATTGTATAAGCTCATCATTTACCTGATTTTCAGTGACAATGGCATCAATGTTAATTTCAGGAATAAAATCTTCATCGGTGAGTTGAGATGAGATTATATTGTGAAATTCTTTTTGAAGCGTTTTGATGTTTTCAGCATTAATTTTAAGCCCGGCAGCATATTTATGCCCACCAAAGCTTACCAAAAGCTCTGAAATATCTTTAAGCCCGTCATAAAGATGAAATGCAGGGATACTTCTTGCTGAGCCCTTCCCAAGACCGTTTTCCATCGTAATTACGATTGTCGGCCTGAAATATTTTTCTACTACCCTTGAAGCTACTATCCCTATTACTCCGGGGTGCCAATCTTCAGAGTACAGCACAATCCCTCTATATTTTTCATGAAGCCGGTGCCTTTCAATTTTTGCATAGGATTCAGCCAGAATTGTTTTTTCAATCCCCTGTCTGTATCTGTTTTCCATGTCAAGCTCTTCTGCAAGCCAGCGGGCTTCATTTCTATCATCAGTAATTAGAAGCCTTACCCCTCTGTCGCTGCACCCCATACGTCCTACGGCATTTATCCTTGGGGCAATTATAAATCCTATGTGAGAAGCATTTAGACTGACATTTGTAAGCCCTGTAATCTTTTTAAGCTCTTCAAGGCCCACTCTTGAGCTTTTTTCACTAAGCATTTTAAGCCCGTGTTTTACAAAGATTCTGTTTTCTCCGATTAGCGGGACAACGTCGGCTATTGTGCCGAGAGTAACAATATCGAGATATTTCTTTAAATTTGGCAAACTGTATTTGTAGTCAGTAGAATTGTGTAAATGGTATCGCAGTGCCATAAGTAGCTTAAAGGCTACGCCGACACCGGATAAATGTTTGAATGGGTAATTGTCATCAAATTGCATCGGGTTGACAATTGCATAGGCTTTTACAGGGAGCTCATCCCCTTGCTGATGATGGTCTGTAATGATTACATCTATCCCTTTACTTGCAGCGTAGGCTACCTCACTCACAGCCGTGATACCACAATCAACGGTAATCATCAAATCTACATTTTGTCCGGCAATGTCATCTATTGCTTCTTTGTTAAGCCCGTAACCTTCTTCCAGCCTATTGGGGACATAATATATCACCCGTGCGTTTAACTCTTTCAAAAAGAGATAAAGTAGAGATGTAGAAGTAATTCCGTCAACATCATAGTCACCGTAGATACATATCTTTTCGCGGTTAAAAATGGCTTGTGTTATCCTTTTTACCGCTTTTTCCATATCTTTTAAGAGAAATGGATTGATTAAATCTTTGAGGGGCACATCGAAGTAGATTTTTGCATCATCCACGCTTATTATGCCGCGTTTGATTAAAGCCTCTGCGATTGGGATAGGTATCCCAAGAGAGGTATTTAATTGAAAAATATTTGATTTATCAGCCTGTTCGTAAACCCAACGATACTTGATACTCTTGGCTAAGCTAACATCCTTATCAATCCCCATTTACCTACCATTCTTTTATATATTTTTAATTATTTTAATACCCATTTTGATTAAAAGCAAGAAATTAATTTTTTCTGCCGTTACCACATTTTTTAAACCACAGGGGTTAGTGTAAGAGTGTTCAATGTTCTATGTTCAAAGTTTTTGTTAGTGCTAAGCGTTAAGTGCTAAGTGCTAAGTGCTAAGTGTTACGTACTAAGTCATTCATATTAACTTTATACAATTTATTGTCCGCGAATAACCGATCACCATCCACTACTCACCATTCACTGTTCACGGTAAACTTTCACCTTTCTTATAACCATTATATTTTCTACCAATATCCATATGTTTACTTGATTTTTTTCTG is from Deferrivibrio essentukiensis and encodes:
- a CDS encoding RelA/SpoT family protein, which produces MDIQEKVLQSSEHAQADLEKLHKAYVYAAQKHRGQLRQSGEPYLSHPLCVSYILAEMNMDIDTVIAGLLHDTLEDTDATFEELEELFGRDVAFLVDGVSKIGKIKFKSSEQKMAENFRKMLISMSQDVRVIVIKLADRLHNMRTIDYLREDKQKRIAQETMEIYAPLAHRLGIAWIKWELEDMAFRILDKEKYYEIYNKVKLKRSEREEYLNNILKIVKEQLKKNNIDADVSGRPKHFYSIYKKMVLKKTSFDEIYDLLALRIIVKTLPECYSVLGLIHSIWKPLPGRFKDYIAMPKANLYQSLHTTVIGPKGMTVEFQIRTEEMHRIAEEGIAAHWRYKEGKKFDPKEDKAFVWLRQLLDQKELKNPEELVEALKEDVLPAQIYVFTPAGDVVELPRGSTPIDFAYAIHSEVGNKCVGAKIDGRIVPLKYKLKGGEKIEVLTSPNQEPRRDWLNFVKTNRAKSRIRAYLRKKEDERAVNTAHNLLENEFSDRGLNFKEILHSKESLNKIFEKFNLKSVDDFLKAVGFGRLSAKQVANLFARLDEKEDVISKPTKVKAEPFKIKGIDDVMVRVAKCCNPLPGDDVKGYISVGRGIIVHKADCQNLKNMTVSEDRLIEVIWDETKKFKSKVKINSITEDRPGMLNEITTVIKDMGINIIELSAKPMSEGRARQNFTIEIASKDQLEKLTGKLKSLPGMISFTAI
- the recJ gene encoding single-stranded-DNA-specific exonuclease RecJ, which translates into the protein MGIDKDVSLAKSIKYRWVYEQADKSNIFQLNTSLGIPIPIAEALIKRGIISVDDAKIYFDVPLKDLINPFLLKDMEKAVKRITQAIFNREKICIYGDYDVDGITSTSLLYLFLKELNARVIYYVPNRLEEGYGLNKEAIDDIAGQNVDLMITVDCGITAVSEVAYAASKGIDVIITDHHQQGDELPVKAYAIVNPMQFDDNYPFKHLSGVGVAFKLLMALRYHLHNSTDYKYSLPNLKKYLDIVTLGTIADVVPLIGENRIFVKHGLKMLSEKSSRVGLEELKKITGLTNVSLNASHIGFIIAPRINAVGRMGCSDRGVRLLITDDRNEARWLAEELDMENRYRQGIEKTILAESYAKIERHRLHEKYRGIVLYSEDWHPGVIGIVASRVVEKYFRPTIVITMENGLGKGSARSIPAFHLYDGLKDISELLVSFGGHKYAAGLKINAENIKTLQKEFHNIISSQLTDEDFIPEINIDAIVTENQVNDELIQWLNKMRPFGSGNSEPIFLMKGLRKYQQFFYIGKDKKHIKGFLEKNGKVFQVIGYNMPEYEQILKKSEYFDIAFIPEYNTWLGEKTVQLKLKDIRESDEC